One genomic window of Melitaea cinxia chromosome 10, ilMelCinx1.1, whole genome shotgun sequence includes the following:
- the LOC123657097 gene encoding ubiquitin carboxyl-terminal hydrolase 7-like has protein sequence MYHSKEDDWGFAHFISWNNLMDPENGFIKDDSITIEAHVVAEAPHGVSWDSKKHTGYIGLKNQGATCYMNSLLQTLFFTNVLRKAVYKIPTVGDDSSRSVAFALQRVFYDLQFSDKPVATKKLTKSFGWETLDSFMQHDVQEFLRVLLDKLENKMKGTVVEGTVPKLFEGKMTSFIKCKNVNCSSTRVETFYDIQLSVKGKNDIYESFQDYIAIELLDGENKYDAGEHGLQEAEKGVRFDVFPPILHLHLMRFQYDPQSDASVKFNDRFEFFEEINLDQYLQETPQIPAHYTLHAVLVHSGDNHGGHYVVFINPKGDGKWCKFDDDVVSRCSKQDAIEYNFGGKEDAPYLARRATSAYMLIYIQTSQLKYVLQDVTQNDIPNDLCERITEEMRYEMAIAGSKYKGR, from the exons ATGTACCATAG CAAAGAAGACGATTGGGGTTTTGCTCATTTTATATCATGGAATAACTTAATGGATCCCGAAAACGGTTTTATAAAAGATGATTCTATAACTATTGAGGCGCATGTAGTTGCGGAAGCTCCACATGGAGTTTCTTGGGATTCTAAGAAACACACAGGATATATTG GACTCAAAAACCAAGGTGCAACTTGTTATATGAATTCACTTCTGCAAACACTTTTCTTTACAAATGTTCTACGTAAAGCCGTTTATAAAATACCAACTGTGGGAGACGATAGTTCCAGATCAGTTGCTTTCGCACTTCAGCGAGTTTTTTACGACCTACAATTTTCTGATAAACCGGTGGCtacaaaaaaacttacaaaaagtTTTGGCTGGGAAACTTTGGACTCTTTTATGCAACACGATGTTCAAGAATTTTTAAga GTATTACTAGACAAGCTAGAAAATAAGATGAAAGGTACTGTAGTTGAAGGAACAGTTCCGAAATTGTTTGAAGGGAAAATGACTTCCTTTATAAAATGCAAGAACGTAAATTGTTCAAGTACTCGAGTTGAAACATTTTACGACATTCAGCTTAGCGTTAAGGGAAAAAACGATA TTTATGAATCATTTCAAGACTACATCGCTATAGAATTACTTGATGGAGAAAACAAATACGATGCGGGTGAACATGGCCTTCAAGAAGCTGAGAAAGGTGTTCGGTTCGATGTATTCCCGCCCATTCTACATTTACACTTAATGCGGTTTCAATACGACCCACAGAGCGATGCATCCGTTAAGTTTAATGATAG ATTTGAGttttttgaagaaataaatCTGGATCAATATCTCCAAGAGACACCACAAATTCCCGCGCATTATACGTTGCACGCGGTGCTCGTCCACTCAGGAGATAATCACGGTGGACACTACGTCGTGTTTATTAACCCTAAGGGTGATGGGAAG tGGTGTAAGTTCGACGATGATGTTGTGTCTCGATGTAGCAAGCAAGACGCTATCGAATACAACTTTGGAGGAAAAGAGGATGCACCGTACCTTGCAAGACGCGCCACGAGTGCCTATATGCTGATTTATATTCA AACATCACAGTTGAAGTACGTCCTACAAGATGTTACACAGAACGACATACCAAACGATCTATGTGAAAGAATCACCGAAGAAATGCGATACGAGATG GCCATAGCTGGCTCTAAATATAAAGGAAGATAA